In Coleofasciculaceae cyanobacterium, a single genomic region encodes these proteins:
- the pstS gene encoding phosphate ABC transporter substrate-binding protein PstS: MISKTTKRICFTAVSALSLGLIAQNIDLTNNSQISTPVANAQDASLEASLSGAGASFPAPLYQRWFSEYNQLNPGVQISYQSVGSGAGVEQYLQGTVDFGATDAPLTAEERATFESTYGQEPVQVPMTAGSVVFAYNLPGVDSLELPRETYCGIVNGEITSWNDPAIAEANPNASLPDTPISWIHRSDGSGTTFLFTSHIATACPNWQGGADKTVEWPTGIGAKGNEGIAAQVAQTEGGIGYVEYAYAKENGISAAAIENQSGNIVAPSPETASLVFEGESIPEDFALTVPDPANPEAYPIAGFTWLLLYPEYDDPNKAQAIQDMVNWALNSGDEYATELGYIPLSPEVEQRVVQTVQNGIVANK; the protein is encoded by the coding sequence ATGATTTCTAAAACTACCAAAAGAATCTGTTTTACAGCAGTTTCAGCATTATCTTTAGGATTAATTGCTCAAAATATCGATCTGACTAATAATTCTCAAATTTCTACTCCGGTTGCTAATGCTCAGGATGCTAGTCTAGAAGCCAGCTTATCTGGTGCGGGTGCATCTTTTCCTGCTCCTCTGTATCAGCGTTGGTTCTCCGAATATAACCAGCTCAATCCTGGAGTGCAAATCAGCTATCAGTCCGTTGGTAGTGGTGCAGGTGTAGAACAATATCTTCAGGGTACGGTGGATTTTGGGGCAACTGATGCTCCTTTGACCGCAGAAGAACGTGCTACTTTTGAATCTACTTATGGTCAAGAACCAGTTCAAGTACCGATGACTGCTGGAAGTGTAGTTTTTGCCTATAATCTACCTGGCGTAGATAGTCTTGAGCTGCCCCGCGAAACTTATTGTGGCATTGTTAATGGCGAAATCACTAGCTGGAACGATCCGGCGATCGCCGAAGCTAATCCTAACGCTAGTTTACCCGATACTCCAATCTCCTGGATACACCGTTCTGACGGTAGTGGAACTACTTTTCTCTTCACCAGCCACATTGCCACAGCTTGTCCCAACTGGCAGGGTGGCGCAGACAAAACCGTAGAATGGCCGACTGGTATTGGTGCTAAAGGTAACGAAGGTATTGCTGCTCAAGTAGCCCAAACTGAAGGTGGTATTGGTTATGTAGAATATGCCTATGCTAAAGAAAATGGTATTTCCGCAGCAGCGATTGAAAACCAATCTGGCAATATAGTCGCACCTTCTCCAGAAACAGCTTCTTTAGTGTTTGAAGGAGAATCAATTCCCGAAGACTTTGCGCTTACAGTACCCGATCCTGCCAACCCTGAAGCCTACCCGATTGCTGGCTTTACTTGGTTGCTGCTCTATCCTGAATACGACGATCCTAATAAGGCACAAGCGATTCAAGATATGGTTAATTGGGCTTTGAACAGTGGCGATGAGTATGCAACAGAACTAGGCTATATTCCTTTATCCCCGGAAGTAGAACAGAGAGTCGTGCAAACTGTACAGAATGGAATTGTTGCTAATAAATAA
- a CDS encoding cyclase family protein — protein sequence MSVLLFILGLVLLAVVSFDVLVTTLTLRGGGFLTNRFSSWLWHGATKIHRYNTNHRLLAVTGLLIVLGMAFLWYFMTWVAWSLIFTSFQDAIINSSDKEPASIWGRIYFAAYTLTTLGRGDYLPTSITWHLLTGLAAANGFFLVTLSIAYLFPIISAVIQKRSLAIYISSLGGTGDTILTNTWNGKDFGNLEQHLISLTPLILGLSEQHLAYPVLHYFHTRERSRSLALSIAALDEAMTLLKYAVVRDCCPDPASLNTARRACSALLNNLKSDYIEPDNYEPNLVPLKLLQDRGIPTVSDRAFSQATKQISKRRKLLLALVRNDGWSWEAVASSHTTNRATNLDDETMIDSVILHQKSMMEKSNNWIDISLTIYPGMPYWPDNPAVNVEPSQCLAHGDVCNVSKMTIGTHTGTHVDGINHFIKGGIGVDKMPLDATIGRARVIEIKDSRQIKVAEIEPYNIQAGERILFKTQNSDRALQTDEFLENFVHISTEAADYLAEKKVRTVGVDYLSVGGYQGNVIEVHQALLGSGIWAVEGLNLSQVAPGEYELICLPIKLKDGDGGLARAILRPIPAVLSAD from the coding sequence ATGTCCGTTCTGTTATTTATTCTTGGCTTAGTTTTACTAGCCGTTGTATCTTTTGATGTTTTAGTCACCACCCTGACTTTGCGGGGTGGTGGTTTTTTGACTAATCGTTTTTCTTCTTGGTTGTGGCATGGTGCAACTAAAATACACCGCTATAATACCAATCATCGTTTGCTAGCTGTCACAGGATTATTAATAGTCTTGGGCATGGCTTTTTTGTGGTATTTTATGACCTGGGTAGCATGGTCGTTAATCTTTACCTCCTTTCAAGATGCCATAATTAATTCTTCAGACAAAGAACCGGCAAGTATCTGGGGCAGAATTTATTTTGCAGCGTATACTCTCACCACTTTGGGTCGTGGAGACTATTTACCGACCAGTATTACTTGGCATTTACTAACAGGTTTAGCGGCAGCTAATGGCTTTTTTTTAGTTACTCTTTCTATTGCTTATTTATTCCCCATAATATCAGCAGTAATTCAAAAGCGGTCATTGGCAATTTATATTTCATCTTTAGGAGGAACAGGTGACACAATTTTGACTAATACTTGGAATGGCAAAGATTTTGGCAATTTAGAACAGCACTTAATTAGCCTTACCCCATTAATACTTGGATTAAGCGAACAACATTTAGCTTATCCAGTTTTACATTATTTTCATACCAGAGAGCGATCGCGTTCTCTAGCTTTAAGTATTGCAGCTTTAGATGAAGCAATGACCTTGTTAAAGTATGCCGTTGTTCGAGATTGTTGCCCCGACCCCGCATCTTTAAATACTGCTCGTCGTGCCTGTTCTGCGTTGTTAAACAATCTTAAATCAGATTATATTGAACCTGATAACTACGAACCCAATTTAGTTCCCTTGAAGTTGCTTCAAGATCGTGGTATTCCTACGGTTAGCGATCGCGCTTTTAGCCAAGCTACAAAGCAGATTAGCAAAAGACGTAAATTACTTTTGGCTTTGGTTAGAAACGACGGTTGGAGTTGGGAAGCCGTAGCTTCTAGTCATACTACTAACAGGGCTACGAACTTGGATGATGAAACAATGATAGACAGCGTAATCTTACATCAAAAATCAATGATGGAAAAATCAAACAACTGGATCGATATTTCTTTGACTATTTATCCTGGAATGCCCTATTGGCCTGATAATCCCGCTGTCAACGTTGAACCCAGTCAATGTTTGGCTCATGGAGATGTCTGCAATGTTTCTAAAATGACCATTGGAACTCATACAGGTACTCACGTAGACGGGATCAATCATTTTATTAAAGGGGGAATCGGTGTCGATAAAATGCCTTTAGATGCCACAATTGGCAGAGCTAGAGTAATTGAAATTAAAGATTCCCGACAGATTAAGGTAGCCGAAATAGAACCCTATAATATTCAGGCGGGGGAAAGAATTCTATTCAAAACCCAAAATAGCGATCGCGCTTTACAAACAGATGAGTTTCTCGAAAACTTTGTGCATATCTCTACTGAAGCTGCTGATTATTTAGCCGAGAAAAAAGTTCGTACTGTAGGAGTAGATTATCTTTCTGTTGGAGGTTATCAAGGAAACGTGATTGAAGTGCATCAGGCTTTGCTGGGTTCGGGAATCTGGGCGGTTGAAGGGTTAAACTTATCTCAGGTTGCACCAGGAGAATATGAGCTAATTTGTTTGCCGATCAAGCTCAAGGATGGTGACGGTGGTTTAGCCAGGGCAATCTTACGACCAATACCAGCAGTGCTTAGTGCAGATTGA
- a CDS encoding catalase-related domain-containing protein encodes MLNDDEKKRLYHNIAGSLGKCSEVVIKDQMQLFLNVHPELADKVQEEMANSEPPKPEPKPATV; translated from the coding sequence ATGCTCAATGATGATGAGAAAAAGCGTTTATATCATAATATCGCTGGCAGTTTAGGCAAATGTAGCGAAGTAGTGATTAAAGATCAGATGCAGCTATTCCTTAATGTTCATCCTGAGTTAGCGGACAAGGTTCAAGAGGAAATGGCCAATTCCGAACCACCCAAGCCCGAACCTAAACCCGCAACTGTTTAA
- a CDS encoding transposase, which yields MLRLFGSRVHRNRHARISQRGARGDTLPRLYSGFDFGLKTFLTNSNGKDIKSPQFLLKAKKEIRKLSQKLSSKRLGSRNWNTTRIKLAKLYQRIVNQRRDWFWKLSQKLGDTYDVLCFETLNLKAMQRLWGRKIGDLAFSSFLEILQTVAACLGKQVILVGQWFASSKLCSSCGHKHSGLQLRDRHWNCPSCNTSHDRDRNASINIEREGASSLGLDTVRLAKVS from the coding sequence ATGCTAAGGTTATTCGGAAGCCGAGTGCATAGAAATAGGCACGCTCGGATTTCACAGAGAGGGGCGAGAGGTGATACTCTCCCTCGACTCTACTCGGGCTTTGATTTCGGACTTAAAACTTTTCTGACTAACTCGAACGGGAAAGATATCAAATCGCCTCAATTCTTGTTAAAAGCTAAGAAAGAAATACGTAAGTTATCTCAGAAGCTATCTAGCAAGAGACTTGGTAGTCGTAATTGGAATACCACGAGGATTAAGTTGGCTAAACTTTATCAGCGTATTGTTAATCAACGCCGTGACTGGTTCTGGAAGCTCTCCCAAAAATTAGGCGACACCTATGATGTATTGTGCTTCGAGACATTAAATCTCAAGGCTATGCAACGCTTATGGGGCAGAAAGATAGGAGATTTAGCTTTTAGTTCTTTCCTAGAAATACTTCAAACGGTTGCTGCCTGCCTTGGTAAGCAGGTTATCTTGGTCGGGCAATGGTTTGCTAGCTCAAAGCTTTGCTCTAGTTGTGGACACAAGCATAGCGGACTTCAGTTAAGAGACAGGCATTGGAATTGTCCTAGCTGTAATACTAGCCACGACCGTGACAGAAACGCTTCAATTAATATCGAAAGAGAAGGGGCATCTTCTCTTGGGTTAGACACCGTAAGACTTGCCAAGGTAAGCTAG
- a CDS encoding reverse transcriptase domain-containing protein: MTHNISYSDEWEFTDWEKLQKVLFRLQRRIFKAVREKDTAKARRLQKLVLSSYAARMLAIRQVSQLNTGKKTAGVDGVKSLTYKQRFDLEALLKESYKTWQHSGLRAIPIPKKDGTVRLLKVPTISDRAWQCLLKYALEPAHEATFHARSYGFRPGRSTHDAQKILFNKLRSSLNGINARVLEVDIQKCFDRISHKTILDQIIAPDFITSGLRKCLKSGINPEFPNQGTPQGGVISPLLANIALNGIEKIGEHRVNGNKVRMCIRYADDMVFVLRPKDNAEELLEQIEKFLVQRGMNVSQKKTKVTATKDGFNFLGWHFCVQENGKFRSTPSEENFKAFREKVKHIVNNSNYGAETKVSKLAPIVRGWRNYHKYCKMDGSKYSLWHLAYRTFKVFLKQKTINRYQAEKMVKTAFPNVGYSENRFINVKEDRSPFDGDVNYWAKRNSVLYDGVRAKTLKKQSHSCGHCKLKFLDGEKTELHHLDGNRNNWDSNNLMMIHSSCHHYVHMSKSKC; this comes from the coding sequence ATGACGCATAACATAAGTTATAGCGATGAATGGGAATTCACTGATTGGGAAAAACTCCAGAAAGTGTTATTCCGACTACAAAGAAGAATATTCAAAGCGGTTAGAGAAAAAGACACGGCTAAAGCCAGAAGACTTCAAAAACTAGTTCTTTCCTCGTATGCAGCAAGAATGCTAGCAATCAGACAAGTAAGCCAGTTAAATACTGGCAAGAAAACGGCGGGTGTAGATGGTGTCAAGTCTTTAACCTACAAGCAACGTTTCGACTTAGAAGCACTGCTAAAAGAAAGTTATAAAACATGGCAGCATTCAGGACTAAGAGCAATTCCTATCCCTAAAAAGGATGGCACTGTTCGATTACTAAAAGTCCCTACAATATCTGATAGAGCATGGCAATGCCTATTAAAATATGCTCTAGAACCAGCACATGAAGCAACGTTCCACGCCAGGAGCTACGGGTTTAGACCAGGACGCAGCACACATGATGCTCAGAAAATCCTGTTTAATAAATTAAGAAGCTCCCTTAATGGAATCAACGCAAGAGTTCTTGAGGTTGATATACAGAAGTGTTTTGACCGCATCAGCCATAAGACAATCCTCGACCAGATTATAGCACCAGATTTTATTACAAGCGGCTTACGCAAATGTCTTAAATCTGGGATAAATCCAGAATTCCCTAATCAAGGAACTCCTCAAGGAGGGGTTATAAGCCCATTATTGGCAAATATCGCTCTCAATGGGATTGAAAAGATAGGGGAACATAGAGTCAACGGAAACAAAGTCAGAATGTGCATAAGATATGCGGACGACATGGTTTTTGTACTAAGACCAAAAGACAACGCCGAAGAATTACTGGAACAGATTGAAAAATTTCTTGTACAAAGAGGAATGAACGTTAGCCAAAAGAAGACCAAGGTAACAGCCACAAAAGATGGATTTAACTTCCTGGGATGGCACTTTTGCGTTCAGGAAAACGGCAAGTTCAGAAGCACTCCCTCAGAGGAAAACTTCAAAGCTTTCCGCGAAAAAGTTAAACACATAGTCAACAACTCAAACTATGGCGCAGAAACAAAAGTGTCAAAATTAGCTCCTATTGTAAGAGGATGGCGAAATTACCACAAATACTGCAAAATGGACGGTTCAAAGTACAGCCTATGGCACTTAGCCTACAGAACATTCAAAGTGTTCCTGAAACAAAAGACTATTAACCGCTATCAAGCAGAGAAAATGGTGAAAACAGCCTTCCCCAACGTTGGCTACTCAGAAAACAGGTTCATCAACGTCAAAGAAGACAGGTCGCCCTTTGATGGAGATGTTAACTACTGGGCAAAGAGAAACAGCGTACTTTATGACGGAGTTAGAGCCAAAACACTTAAGAAACAAAGCCATTCATGCGGACATTGCAAATTAAAATTTCTCGACGGAGAGAAAACTGAACTACATCATCTAGATGGAAACCGCAATAACTGGGACAGTAATAATCTTATGATGATTCATAGTAGCTGTCACCACTACGTCCACATGAGCAAAAGCAAATGCTAA
- the tnpA gene encoding IS200/IS605 family transposase — translation MKKDIYRREKSSISKINLHLVFVAKYRKKLFTKEILDSMKIVMFGVAKKMNFKILEIEGETDYVHLLIEIPPKLSVSQIVNALKGVSSRMLRKNYPELSKYKSLWSPSYFAISCGGAPIDAIEKYIQNQSTPEGAG, via the coding sequence ATAAAGAAAGATATATATAGACGAGAAAAATCAAGTATTTCAAAGATTAATCTACATTTGGTTTTCGTGGCTAAATATCGAAAAAAGCTATTTACCAAAGAAATACTAGATTCGATGAAAATAGTTATGTTTGGTGTTGCCAAGAAGATGAACTTTAAAATACTTGAAATAGAAGGCGAAACAGATTATGTACACCTGTTAATCGAAATTCCACCTAAACTATCGGTATCACAAATAGTTAACGCTCTTAAAGGTGTGTCTAGCCGTATGCTCAGGAAAAACTATCCAGAATTATCAAAATACAAATCATTATGGAGTCCAAGTTATTTCGCGATTAGCTGTGGTGGCGCGCCTATCGATGCTATTGAAAAGTATATCCAGAATCAAAGTACCCCTGAAGGGGCAGGCTAA
- a CDS encoding catalase, giving the protein MVVDNSQQTLTNAAGIPVPSNTVSKSVGKHGPLLLEDYTLLEKMAHFNRERIPEMVVDAVGSGAYGTFTVTDDITQYTKAKLFAEVGKQTEVFARFSTVAKSKGGSDIYRDLRGFALKFYTEDGNWDMVGNNTPIFFMRDPMKFMDFIRSQKEHPKEHWRHDQMWWDFWSLTPESIHQVLWLLGRGAPMGWRHMNGYGSHTFSLINEENQRIWVKFHFITDQGNKFFTDEQWRKMQGVEPRWAAKDLYNAIKEGNYPSWTMHIQTMSDEQAQNFDWNPFDLTKVWPHGDFPLQKVGKFELNRNPENYFAEVEQAAFSPGNVVPGISWSPDRMLQARIMSYADAHRHRLSVNYDNIPVNQPHSTKANTPYRDGLMRTDNNNGSRINYNPSHEGYPQPDKRSEEPPYHVSGMAARIELNGEDHFGSGAGCTTSGNWGT; this is encoded by the coding sequence GTGGTGGTAGACAACAGCCAACAAACTTTAACTAACGCAGCAGGAATTCCCGTACCCAGCAATACAGTATCTAAATCCGTCGGTAAGCATGGTCCATTGCTACTAGAAGACTATACCCTTCTAGAAAAAATGGCTCATTTCAACCGCGAACGTATTCCTGAGATGGTAGTTGATGCGGTAGGTTCTGGTGCTTATGGAACTTTTACCGTTACTGATGATATTACTCAATACACTAAAGCCAAGCTGTTTGCGGAAGTAGGCAAACAGACCGAAGTATTTGCTCGTTTTTCTACCGTAGCTAAATCTAAAGGTGGTTCAGATATTTATCGCGATCTTCGCGGATTTGCGCTTAAGTTCTATACCGAAGACGGTAACTGGGACATGGTGGGTAACAATACACCCATCTTTTTTATGCGTGACCCCATGAAGTTTATGGACTTTATTCGATCGCAGAAAGAACATCCCAAAGAACACTGGCGACACGATCAGATGTGGTGGGATTTCTGGTCACTAACACCTGAAAGCATACATCAAGTGTTGTGGCTATTGGGCCGCGGTGCGCCGATGGGTTGGCGACATATGAACGGCTATGGTAGCCATACTTTTAGCTTGATCAATGAAGAGAATCAGCGTATCTGGGTCAAGTTCCACTTTATAACCGATCAGGGTAATAAGTTTTTTACTGACGAACAGTGGCGCAAAATGCAGGGAGTAGAACCTCGTTGGGCAGCTAAAGATTTATATAATGCGATCAAAGAAGGCAACTATCCTTCTTGGACAATGCACATCCAAACTATGAGCGACGAACAGGCGCAAAACTTTGATTGGAATCCTTTTGACCTAACCAAAGTATGGCCGCATGGAGACTTCCCGCTACAGAAAGTCGGTAAGTTTGAATTAAACCGCAACCCTGAAAATTATTTTGCCGAAGTAGAACAGGCAGCCTTTTCTCCTGGTAATGTTGTTCCAGGTATTTCTTGGTCGCCAGATCGAATGTTGCAGGCAAGAATTATGTCCTATGCTGATGCTCATCGTCATCGTTTGAGCGTCAACTATGATAATATTCCTGTTAATCAACCCCACTCGACTAAAGCCAATACTCCTTATCGGGATGGTTTGATGCGCACTGATAATAATAATGGTTCGCGCATAAACTATAATCCTTCCCACGAAGGTTATCCACAGCCAGACAAGCGTTCAGAAGAACCTCCTTATCATGTCTCTGGTATGGCAGCACGAATCGAGTTAAACGGAGAAGATCATTTCGGCTCAGGCGCGGGATGTACTACCTCTGGGAATTGGGGTACTTAG
- a CDS encoding helix-turn-helix transcriptional regulator produces the protein MGYYPSRSQRITQKELAEKMGVKEQQVQPDEANQYSYAGFQRLIAVAQALNIL, from the coding sequence TTGGGGTATTATCCCTCTAGATCCCAGAGAATTACTCAAAAAGAACTAGCAGAAAAAATGGGAGTCAAGGAACAGCAAGTTCAACCAGATGAGGCTAATCAATATAGTTATGCTGGGTTTCAGCGTCTCATAGCAGTAGCACAAGCTCTCAATATTTTATAG
- a CDS encoding tetratricopeptide repeat protein → MSYSRNKVSLGAVLQQAGLISAAQVQQALKQQQQTNNNLKLGEILARQGRINSKTADFFAEQWFNLPKQPKQPIGQYLKQAALLNESQIQAILNEQKQTQQKFGELAIAKGWLKQTTVDFFLRYLNSDLPQSNVVEIPVAAVINSDISDRIMGHDNSKIANRASQLKSTEQLEYSQKIHEGFLQIKRKLLKIEGQETYSEQILNQVLIWSGGQSFLTQKLFQLLSKNSESLILNQEAKQIDYLVETKVLHDWENNELGAHLKTIKDRLLNNQHCHRDRLLRLYQQILTETVLIDKSIAQQELLNMGLVVKQQNNLTVANPIYKSVFNLSWATRELNQQSSLNSLHKPTISQDKNHTMLGGTSPQNNYGFFKLKNILLLLTLIGLLTIFFNNLAKRMTVRLAFQKGNELLKQKSFDEAVAQYNRLLKLDSNYFQAWTNRGYALAGLQKYGQMRESCSTATIIEPTAVYAWNCQGEALHHLQLDEKALVAFDRAIALDQSDPIFLINKSESLRALGKNEKSLTVIEEAIEVLEQIKAIKGQESISGEFAVALTLLGNGYRQKDRLQDAIDAYEEAVTYSANYFPAQIGKAIVLSQTKLYQEAQEEFEQALENPQLTKAQQAQTWFYLGKTLCQSEQNSLGINAFERSLKLKPDYEIAAEAKNQCSQFSTMSSLR, encoded by the coding sequence GTGTCTTACTCACGAAATAAAGTTTCTTTGGGGGCGGTTTTGCAGCAAGCGGGTTTAATATCTGCTGCCCAGGTTCAACAAGCTCTTAAACAACAGCAGCAAACTAATAATAATTTGAAACTTGGCGAAATTTTAGCTAGACAGGGACGAATTAATTCTAAGACAGCTGATTTTTTTGCAGAACAGTGGTTTAATTTGCCGAAACAGCCTAAACAACCAATCGGTCAATATTTGAAACAAGCGGCATTATTAAATGAGTCGCAGATTCAGGCAATTTTAAACGAACAAAAACAAACTCAACAAAAATTTGGTGAACTGGCGATCGCTAAAGGCTGGCTCAAACAAACCACGGTAGACTTTTTTTTGCGTTACCTTAATTCAGATTTGCCTCAATCCAACGTAGTTGAGATCCCAGTAGCAGCAGTAATCAATTCAGATATTAGCGATCGCATTATGGGACACGATAACTCAAAAATAGCTAATCGAGCGTCGCAGTTGAAATCAACCGAACAGCTTGAATATTCTCAGAAAATTCATGAAGGTTTTCTTCAGATTAAGCGAAAATTGCTCAAAATTGAAGGTCAGGAGACTTATTCGGAACAAATTTTAAATCAAGTATTGATTTGGTCTGGGGGGCAATCATTTTTGACTCAAAAACTGTTTCAACTTCTCTCAAAAAACAGCGAGAGTTTGATTTTAAACCAAGAAGCGAAGCAGATTGATTATTTGGTTGAAACCAAAGTGCTGCATGATTGGGAAAATAATGAGCTGGGAGCGCATTTAAAAACAATTAAAGATCGCCTGCTTAATAATCAGCACTGTCATCGAGATCGGTTGCTAAGACTTTATCAACAAATACTAACCGAAACGGTATTAATAGACAAAAGCATAGCGCAACAAGAATTGCTCAATATGGGATTGGTGGTAAAGCAACAAAATAACTTGACTGTGGCTAACCCGATATATAAATCAGTGTTCAATCTTAGTTGGGCAACAAGAGAACTAAACCAGCAGAGTTCTCTGAATAGTTTGCACAAACCTACTATTTCTCAAGACAAAAACCATACTATGTTAGGAGGTACATCACCACAAAATAACTACGGTTTTTTCAAACTCAAAAACATTTTATTATTGCTGACTTTGATTGGATTATTAACTATTTTTTTTAATAATCTAGCTAAGCGGATGACAGTTAGGTTAGCTTTTCAAAAAGGCAATGAACTACTCAAGCAAAAATCTTTTGACGAAGCTGTTGCGCAGTATAATCGATTGCTAAAGCTTGATAGTAACTATTTTCAGGCTTGGACTAATCGAGGATATGCCTTGGCTGGACTCCAAAAATATGGACAGATGCGAGAATCCTGTTCGACGGCTACGATTATTGAACCTACTGCGGTTTATGCTTGGAACTGTCAAGGTGAAGCCTTACACCACCTTCAGCTAGATGAAAAAGCCTTAGTTGCTTTTGATCGAGCGATCGCTCTCGATCAAAGCGATCCGATCTTCTTAATCAACAAAAGTGAATCTCTCAGAGCTTTAGGAAAAAACGAAAAATCACTAACCGTAATTGAAGAAGCAATTGAAGTATTAGAGCAAATAAAAGCAATTAAGGGTCAAGAAAGCATTAGCGGAGAGTTCGCCGTGGCTTTGACTCTTTTGGGCAATGGTTACCGCCAGAAAGATCGCCTTCAAGATGCTATCGATGCCTATGAAGAAGCTGTTACTTATTCTGCCAACTATTTTCCAGCTCAAATAGGCAAGGCGATCGTTCTGAGTCAAACAAAACTCTATCAGGAGGCTCAAGAAGAATTTGAACAGGCACTAGAAAATCCTCAATTGACTAAAGCACAGCAGGCTCAAACCTGGTTTTATCTGGGTAAAACTTTATGTCAGTCTGAACAAAACTCTTTAGGTATTAATGCGTTTGAACGTTCTCTTAAGCTAAAACCAGACTATGAAATTGCCGCAGAAGCAAAAAATCAGTGTAGCCAATTTTCTACCATGTCTTCACTGCGCTAA
- a CDS encoding COP23 domain-containing protein — protein sequence MVKLSFVTTIAAVPTITLAIIALSSTRGEAASAVNVTCDRQAAAPTVIATLSNQKASQITPILSFLPQYFSAQQASILCSSTAEKLNAFYSEDRMNYLASDTIDAKPVVCAVERRGLGCDSYNSEVLFSLDQSVNPTELLYNMLGDNFKGSQLPSSRTVSRIYTDLRPLWWPF from the coding sequence ATGGTCAAATTAAGCTTTGTGACAACTATAGCAGCAGTACCAACAATCACTCTAGCGATCATAGCTCTATCTTCTACAAGGGGAGAAGCTGCAAGTGCAGTTAATGTTACTTGTGATCGTCAAGCTGCTGCGCCTACAGTAATTGCTACTTTGTCAAATCAAAAAGCTTCACAGATTACTCCTATCCTGTCGTTTTTACCTCAATATTTCTCAGCGCAGCAAGCTTCTATACTTTGCTCAAGCACGGCAGAAAAGCTAAACGCTTTTTACAGTGAAGATCGGATGAACTATTTAGCTAGCGACACTATTGATGCAAAACCAGTTGTCTGCGCTGTAGAGCGAAGAGGTTTGGGTTGCGATAGCTATAATAGCGAGGTTTTATTTTCCCTAGATCAGTCTGTTAATCCTACTGAACTTTTGTACAATATGCTGGGAGATAACTTTAAAGGTTCTCAATTACCATCATCTAGAACTGTAAGTCGCATTTATACTGACCTAAGACCTTTATGGTGGCCATTTTAG
- a CDS encoding POTRA domain-containing protein, translating into MLKINGNAQDKSIYWAIIFSLQLSTFGRSCSIKQLKNLGYGLLLLLACLRSNSATAQNFEPLTPDRPQPPQPQPLQPRSSPLNELPAPPIPESVLDIPGKIVVEQFDFTGSTVFSQAELKRAIAEFTGQPISFAQLVQAANAITDLYVEQGYITSGAYVPEQNLESGSIKIQIVEGSLAEIKVNVIEGRLNESYISDRLSRKTATLRLVSRGFPSASSSSSRCSTNSRPSAAVI; encoded by the coding sequence ATGCTAAAGATAAACGGCAACGCTCAGGATAAATCAATATACTGGGCAATAATTTTTAGTCTTCAGCTATCTACTTTTGGTCGCTCTTGTAGCATCAAGCAACTAAAAAACTTAGGTTACGGCTTACTATTGCTACTGGCTTGTTTACGTTCTAATTCGGCAACGGCCCAAAATTTTGAGCCGCTGACTCCCGATCGCCCACAACCACCTCAGCCCCAACCGTTGCAGCCTAGATCTAGCCCCTTAAATGAATTACCCGCTCCTCCCATACCTGAATCGGTGTTAGATATACCAGGAAAAATTGTCGTCGAACAATTCGACTTTACAGGAAGTACTGTGTTTAGCCAGGCCGAATTAAAAAGGGCGATCGCTGAATTTACAGGTCAGCCCATTTCTTTTGCTCAACTGGTGCAGGCAGCTAATGCGATTACCGATCTTTATGTCGAACAGGGCTACATTACTTCTGGAGCTTATGTTCCAGAACAAAATTTAGAGTCAGGAAGCATAAAAATACAAATAGTCGAAGGTAGCCTGGCAGAGATTAAAGTCAATGTAATTGAGGGAAGATTAAACGAAAGTTATATTAGCGATCGCCTCAGTCGAAAAACCGCTACTCTCAGGTTGGTTAGCCGTGGCTTTCCATCCGCCAGTTCAAGCTCAAGCCGATGCTCTACAAATAGCCGTCCGAGCGCAGCAGTTATATGA